The DNA sequence CGGTTCAAGGTGTTCGCCCAGCAAGGCGTTCCCCGGACACCGCAGGAGAAGCTGGACGACGCCGCTCAGGTGCACGCGTTCACCGGTGTCGCGCCGACCGTCGCCCTGCACATCCCGTGGGACAAGGTCGACGACTATGCGGCGCTGGCCAAGCACGCCGAGGAGTGCGGCGTGAAGCTGGGCGCGATCAACTCCAACACTTTCCAGGACGACGACTACAAGCTGGGCAGCATCTGTCATCCGGACGCGGCGGTGCGACGCAAGGCCGTCGATCATCTGCTGGAGTGCGTCGACATCATGGACGCGACGGGCTCCGCCGATCTGAAGCTGTGGTTCGCGGACGGCACGAACTATCCCGGGCAGGACGACATCCGCTCGCGGCAGGACCGCCTGGCCGAGGCTCTGGCGGAGGTGTACGAGCGGCTCGGGGACGGGCAGCGGATGCTGCTGGAGTACAAGTTCTTCGAACCGGCCTTCTACACGACGGACGTGCCGGACTGGGGCACGGCGTATGCGCACTGCCTGAAGCTCGGGCCGAAGGCGCAGGTCGTCGTCGACACCGGGCATCACGCGCCGGGCACCAACATCGAGTTCATCGTCGCGACGCTGCTGCGGGAGGGGAAGCTCGGCGGATTCGACTTCAACTCGCGCTTCTACGCCGACGACGACCTGATGGTGGGGGCCGCGGATCCGTTCCAGTTGTTCCGGATCATGTACGAGGTGGTGC is a window from the Streptomyces sp. NBC_00299 genome containing:
- the rhaI gene encoding L-rhamnose isomerase, producing MTELAAVKAALKTQAVETPSWAYGNSGTRFKVFAQQGVPRTPQEKLDDAAQVHAFTGVAPTVALHIPWDKVDDYAALAKHAEECGVKLGAINSNTFQDDDYKLGSICHPDAAVRRKAVDHLLECVDIMDATGSADLKLWFADGTNYPGQDDIRSRQDRLAEALAEVYERLGDGQRMLLEYKFFEPAFYTTDVPDWGTAYAHCLKLGPKAQVVVDTGHHAPGTNIEFIVATLLREGKLGGFDFNSRFYADDDLMVGAADPFQLFRIMYEVVRGGGFTSDVAFMLDQCHNIEAKIPAIIRSVMNVQEATGKALLVDREALAAAQASGDVLGANAVLMDAYNTDVRPLLAEVRGEMGLDADPMGAYRRSGWAEKVVAERVGGQQAGWGA